From Treponema rectale, one genomic window encodes:
- a CDS encoding response regulator, with protein sequence MRKNIIIVDDHALLLNGIKNWIENHSDYKVEFQASNVKDCKEIQNQFEKGSLKADEFLAVVDISFKTADSQMENSGFDIIKEFSALGIPCIAYSSHDSGGFVEHATSPAVGAKGFVSKTADEAILLAAINSVANGGTYIQAELVTGLLEVRDITQTFTKKEKLVADTLTIHNTNAEVAAALGIAEKTVVNYLTILYDKAGVENKLQFLEKMGRL encoded by the coding sequence ATGAGAAAAAACATAATTATTGTTGATGATCACGCACTCCTACTGAACGGAATTAAAAACTGGATAGAAAATCATTCGGATTATAAGGTTGAATTTCAGGCAAGTAACGTTAAAGACTGTAAGGAAATCCAGAATCAGTTTGAAAAAGGAAGCCTTAAGGCTGACGAATTTCTTGCGGTCGTTGATATTTCATTTAAGACTGCAGATTCTCAGATGGAAAATTCCGGTTTTGACATCATCAAAGAATTTTCAGCTCTGGGGATTCCATGCATTGCCTATTCCAGCCACGATTCGGGCGGCTTTGTTGAACACGCAACAAGTCCTGCTGTGGGAGCAAAAGGCTTTGTTTCAAAAACAGCGGATGAAGCCATTCTGCTTGCGGCAATCAACTCGGTGGCAAATGGCGGAACATATATTCAGGCTGAGCTTGTAACCGGGCTTCTGGAAGTGCGCGACATCACCCAGACCTTCACTAAAAAGGAAAAGCTTGTTGCCGATACACTGACCATCCACAACACAAATGCCGAAGTTGCCGCCGCCCTTGGAATTGCAGAAAAAACTGTCGTAAATTACCTGACAATTTTATATGATAAGGCAGGAGTAGAAAATAAACTCCAGTTTCTTGAAAAAATGGGAAGATTATGA
- a CDS encoding response regulator transcription factor: MQSQLKILFVDDHVGLRDGMKEMLKSKNPDFDFVCASDYETALEALKNNPDFLIAILDLNLDGKSGLEIIPEIKKINSSISIMIYTMFNDVLHVQNVLLNGVQGYVTKDATIDEVALAITTISKGNSYYNKAATEIMQSLLTNKGRAHDITNDLSYLFDNYKELSAKEREIFILLSQNMEIIDIARKLGKSEKTVINQRTAVYSKLDIKDRHDLLEKAKLLGLIYDK, from the coding sequence TTGCAATCACAATTAAAGATTCTGTTTGTAGATGATCATGTAGGACTGCGGGACGGAATGAAAGAGATGCTGAAAAGCAAAAATCCGGATTTTGATTTTGTCTGTGCAAGCGATTACGAAACTGCCCTTGAAGCATTAAAGAATAATCCTGACTTTCTGATTGCAATTCTTGATTTGAATCTTGACGGAAAAAGCGGACTGGAAATAATTCCTGAAATCAAAAAAATTAACTCCTCTATTTCCATCATGATTTATACGATGTTTAATGACGTGCTTCATGTTCAAAATGTCCTGCTTAACGGTGTTCAAGGCTACGTTACAAAAGATGCCACAATTGATGAAGTTGCGCTCGCAATCACCACGATTTCAAAAGGCAATTCCTATTACAACAAGGCGGCAACAGAAATAATGCAGTCGCTCCTGACAAACAAAGGCCGTGCCCACGACATTACCAATGATTTGAGCTATCTTTTTGACAATTACAAAGAACTCTCTGCCAAGGAGCGGGAAATTTTCATCCTGCTGTCTCAAAATATGGAAATCATCGACATTGCAAGAAAACTCGGTAAGTCAGAGAAAACTGTAATCAATCAGCGGACGGCGGTTTACTCAAAGCTGGATATAAAAGACCGGCACGATTTACTGGAAAAAGCAAAGCTTCTGGGACTAATCTATGACAAATAA
- a CDS encoding RidA family protein, translating to MKTIETKSAPAAIGPYSQAILANGFLYTSGQIPLNPETGTIEGSGIEAQAEQAIKNLGEILKAAGTDFSKVVKITCFLAHISDFAAFNAVYEKYFVSKPARSCFEVAALPKGALVEIEAVAVVE from the coding sequence ATGAAAACTATCGAAACTAAATCAGCACCGGCAGCAATCGGCCCTTACTCACAGGCAATTCTTGCAAACGGATTTTTATACACTTCAGGGCAGATTCCTTTGAATCCTGAAACAGGCACAATCGAGGGAAGTGGCATTGAAGCTCAGGCTGAACAGGCCATAAAGAATCTTGGAGAAATCCTAAAAGCCGCAGGCACAGACTTTTCTAAAGTCGTAAAAATAACCTGCTTTCTCGCACACATTTCAGATTTCGCCGCATTTAATGCAGTATACGAAAAGTACTTTGTTTCAAAACCTGCCCGCAGCTGCTTTGAAGTTGCAGCTTTACCAAAAGGCGCACTTGTTGAAATTGAAGCAGTAGCCGTTGTTGAGTAA
- a CDS encoding SPFH domain-containing protein, whose translation MGLFNKKNEGGLMDVIRCDEKEYLIWKWRPAGEDVNTTKKENAIRYGSSLRVKDGEVAVFVYPGENGNQDFIEGPFDQTIKTGNFPILSRIVGAAFGGSSPFQAEIYFINLAGLIQTGFAVPYFDIADPRFLDFTVPVAVRGDIRFKITDYKEFIKLHRLIHFDLDDFKSQIQSAVTKYVKSVVANIPSEKGIPVIQLERKLTEINDVVEESLKKRLQNEFGVTVSSVDIEDIDIDKTSDGYNQLKAVTQDVTTQTIQRQTNANLTNMEETLRIQREGMAQAQRLQNESANLSAFQLEKQAEVGVEGAKAFGQMGANGAGNLNLGGGLGMNPAGMMAGMAMGSAIGQNMAGMVGGMMNGMNQQVPPQANNVPPVPGNESYHVAVNGTATGPYTVSVLSTMAANGQLTSESLVWKQGMSNWKKAGSVSSLAGLFTSSVPPVPPVPPVPPVPPQM comes from the coding sequence ATGGGCTTATTCAATAAAAAAAACGAAGGCGGATTGATGGATGTAATCCGCTGTGATGAAAAAGAATACTTAATCTGGAAATGGCGTCCGGCTGGAGAAGATGTAAACACAACTAAAAAAGAAAATGCAATCCGCTATGGTTCAAGCCTTCGGGTAAAGGACGGCGAAGTTGCAGTTTTTGTTTATCCGGGTGAAAATGGAAATCAGGATTTTATAGAAGGACCGTTTGATCAGACAATAAAAACAGGAAACTTTCCGATTCTTTCAAGAATTGTAGGTGCGGCTTTTGGCGGTTCAAGTCCTTTTCAGGCAGAAATTTACTTTATAAATCTTGCAGGCCTGATTCAAACAGGATTTGCCGTTCCTTATTTTGACATTGCTGACCCAAGATTCTTAGATTTTACAGTTCCTGTGGCTGTTCGCGGCGACATACGTTTTAAAATCACAGATTACAAGGAGTTTATTAAACTTCATCGTCTGATACATTTTGACTTGGATGATTTTAAATCTCAGATACAATCAGCTGTAACAAAATATGTAAAAAGTGTAGTAGCAAATATTCCTTCAGAGAAAGGAATCCCGGTAATTCAGCTTGAGCGTAAACTTACAGAAATTAACGATGTAGTTGAAGAATCTCTGAAAAAACGTTTACAGAATGAGTTTGGTGTAACTGTAAGTTCAGTAGATATAGAAGATATCGATATTGATAAAACTTCTGATGGTTACAATCAGCTTAAAGCCGTTACCCAGGATGTAACGACACAGACAATACAGCGGCAGACAAATGCAAACCTTACAAACATGGAAGAAACCTTACGCATTCAGCGTGAGGGTATGGCTCAGGCTCAAAGACTTCAGAATGAAAGCGCAAATCTTTCTGCGTTCCAGCTTGAAAAGCAGGCAGAAGTCGGCGTTGAAGGGGCAAAGGCATTCGGACAAATGGGCGCAAATGGTGCCGGAAATCTTAATCTTGGCGGTGGGCTTGGAATGAATCCTGCGGGCATGATGGCTGGAATGGCAATGGGAAGCGCAATCGGACAGAACATGGCTGGTATGGTTGGCGGAATGATGAATGGAATGAATCAGCAGGTGCCGCCACAGGCTAATAATGTACCGCCGGTTCCTGGAAATGAAAGTTATCATGTAGCAGTTAATGGAACTGCAACTGGTCCTTATACTGTTTCGGTTTTATCAACAATGGCAGCAAACGGTCAGCTGACTTCTGAAAGTCTTGTCTGGAAGCAGGGTATGTCTAACTGGAAAAAGGCTGGCTCTGTTTCCTCGCTTGCAGGTTTATTTACATCAAGCGTTCCGCCAGTTCCCCCGGTTCCGCCAGTTCCACCAGTTCCACCACAGATGTAA
- a CDS encoding sensor histidine kinase: MTELDLQDLTSALSLYTSFFIFLVVLTFAAFIILMVILIHNIKSRKKLKDNRQFIEETIGIQEEERRRISQELHDTVSQNIKALLLSQKELKDRCTDANLLSEFEKIISLEKKNQKELRAIIQNLAVPALASIPFKTVINDLCEQFYAQSEIPCKFFVAPDLSLDTFTTEQKHHILRIIQEALNNVRAHAKAEETSVVIRRISGQQKSSGVIRIMIFDDGQGFDSTNQLPPTDASSHFGISGMEMRAKLLDGTLTVNSSPDTGTEVRLEIPQQ, encoded by the coding sequence ATGACCGAGCTTGATTTGCAGGATTTAACATCCGCCCTCAGTTTGTACACCTCGTTTTTTATCTTTCTTGTTGTTCTTACCTTTGCAGCCTTTATCATCCTTATGGTGATTTTGATTCACAACATTAAATCCCGCAAAAAACTTAAGGACAACCGGCAATTTATTGAAGAAACAATAGGCATACAGGAAGAAGAACGCCGCAGAATCAGTCAGGAGTTGCACGATACGGTAAGCCAGAACATAAAAGCCCTGCTGCTTTCCCAAAAGGAACTCAAAGACCGCTGCACGGACGCAAATCTGCTTTCTGAATTTGAAAAAATCATCAGCCTGGAAAAGAAAAACCAGAAGGAGCTGCGTGCAATAATTCAGAATCTTGCAGTTCCCGCTCTTGCAAGCATTCCCTTTAAGACTGTCATCAATGATTTATGCGAGCAGTTTTACGCCCAAAGCGAAATCCCTTGCAAATTTTTTGTTGCACCCGACCTTTCTTTAGACACCTTCACCACCGAACAAAAGCACCATATTCTGCGCATTATTCAGGAAGCCTTGAACAATGTCCGGGCCCACGCAAAGGCAGAAGAGACTAGTGTTGTAATCAGACGGATAAGCGGGCAACAGAAATCTAGCGGAGTGATTCGCATTATGATTTTTGATGACGGTCAGGGCTTCGATTCTACAAACCAGCTACCACCGACTGACGCTTCATCTCACTTTGGCATAAGCGGTATGGAAATGCGTGCGAAACTTCTGGACGGCACTCTTACCGTAAACAGCTCCCCTGACACAGGAACGGAAGTGCGGCTGGAGATTCCCCAGCAGTAA
- a CDS encoding GNAT family N-acetyltransferase, whose product MIESKRVKIYPANKEQMENQIVAEKDPELKKAYKEMLQGCIDHPDLWDWYAMWIIENENGKNIGNLCYKGLESDKNPEIGYGIFDEFQGRGYATEAASLAIKWAFNHPEVKAVEAESDINNAASQKVLEKCGFEPTGTIGEEGPRYILYREKVKTL is encoded by the coding sequence ATGATAGAAAGTAAACGAGTAAAAATATATCCTGCAAATAAAGAGCAAATGGAAAATCAGATAGTTGCAGAAAAAGATCCAGAATTGAAGAAGGCTTATAAAGAAATGCTTCAGGGGTGCATTGACCACCCAGATTTGTGGGACTGGTATGCAATGTGGATTATCGAAAATGAGAATGGAAAAAATATCGGAAACTTATGCTATAAAGGCTTAGAGTCTGATAAGAATCCGGAAATTGGCTATGGCATTTTTGATGAATTTCAAGGAAGAGGGTATGCAACAGAGGCTGCAAGTCTTGCAATTAAATGGGCCTTTAATCATCCAGAAGTGAAGGCTGTAGAAGCGGAATCTGATATTAACAATGCTGCCTCACAGAAAGTTTTAGAAAAATGCGGCTTCGAACCTACTGGTACTATTGGTGAAGAAGGTCCGAGATATATTTTGTATAGAGAAAAAGTAAAAACTTTGTGA
- a CDS encoding VOC family protein, with protein sequence MIKGIHHISMKCGTTEELAKVREFYIELLGLKIIREWAEGMMIDTGNGLLEIFTNAEGTHCFGAIRHMALLTDDVDEISAKVKAAGYEVFIEPNDKVIASNPPYSIRMAFCYGPLGEQVEFFMER encoded by the coding sequence ATGATTAAAGGAATTCACCATATTTCAATGAAATGCGGAACGACTGAAGAGCTTGCTAAGGTTCGGGAATTTTATATTGAGCTTCTTGGTTTAAAGATCATACGCGAGTGGGCAGAGGGCATGATGATTGATACGGGTAACGGCTTACTCGAGATTTTTACAAATGCCGAGGGAACTCACTGCTTTGGCGCTATCCGTCATATGGCACTTCTTACTGATGATGTTGATGAGATTTCGGCGAAGGTGAAAGCTGCCGGTTACGAAGTCTTTATTGAACCGAATGATAAAGTCATCGCTTCAAATCCGCCTTATTCAATCCGTATGGCCTTCTGCTACGGCCCGCTTGGAGAACAGGTTGAATTTTTTATGGAGAGATAA
- a CDS encoding DUF1697 domain-containing protein: protein MTRYIALLRGINISGKNKISMPELKTALTEI from the coding sequence ATGACCAGATACATCGCTTTGCTGCGCGGAATAAATATCAGCGGAAAAAATAAAATCTCCATGCCGGAATTGAAAACGGCCCTTACAGAAATTTGA
- a CDS encoding ATP-binding protein gives MATGEVFFGRKENIKAISRFFNSDNNDAALIYGRRRVGKTELIKHCLKETKTTSIYYECKETSELNNVKSLCEIISETFGLPPLAFDTFESTLAFLSKQAAKKELILVIDEYPYIRKVVEGLDSIIQSFIDNNKSTSRLKLILCGSYVETMKSLLSEENPLFGRFDLVMNLKAMDYYESALFYKDFSDEDKVRLYSVFGGIPYYNRRIDSSKTVKQNIIDLIASPGSRFENEVQMHLKSEISKMQNAYEVFEVLAKGFVRFKDILSQSQVSSSPTLADVLDKLINMDIVVKESPVNDENNKKKAGYYISDQLTLFYFKYIYRNLSRLAVMKSEAFYDKFIEPDFEEHYVPQAFEQICRQFLIRKNRSGELPESFEKIGKYRYDDPVNHKNGEFDVVTENDNSYIFYEAKFREGKLDKNLIWNEIQQVNSTGLICSKYGFFSKSGYKKIDESHKQQLILYKLEDLYQ, from the coding sequence ATGGCAACAGGGGAAGTTTTCTTTGGAAGAAAAGAAAATATCAAAGCAATTTCAAGATTTTTCAATTCAGATAATAATGATGCAGCCCTGATTTACGGTCGTCGGCGGGTTGGCAAAACAGAACTGATTAAGCATTGCCTGAAAGAAACAAAAACAACTTCCATTTATTATGAATGTAAAGAAACCTCTGAGCTGAATAATGTCAAATCCCTTTGTGAAATCATTTCAGAAACTTTTGGTCTGCCGCCTTTAGCCTTTGATACATTTGAATCAACACTTGCTTTTCTCTCTAAGCAAGCTGCAAAAAAAGAATTAATCCTGGTGATTGATGAATATCCTTATATCCGTAAAGTTGTAGAGGGATTAGACAGCATTATTCAGTCTTTTATCGACAATAATAAGTCTACTTCCAGATTAAAGCTGATTTTATGTGGCTCTTACGTAGAAACCATGAAGTCTTTGCTCTCGGAAGAAAATCCGCTTTTTGGTCGTTTTGATTTAGTTATGAATCTTAAAGCTATGGATTATTATGAATCAGCTCTCTTCTATAAAGATTTCAGTGATGAAGATAAGGTCCGCTTATATTCTGTTTTTGGCGGAATCCCTTATTACAACAGACGCATAGATTCATCAAAGACAGTTAAACAGAATATAATTGATTTGATTGCCAGTCCCGGCAGCCGTTTTGAAAATGAAGTTCAGATGCACCTGAAATCTGAAATTTCCAAAATGCAGAATGCGTATGAAGTTTTTGAAGTTCTGGCAAAAGGATTTGTTCGATTTAAAGATATTCTCTCTCAATCACAAGTCTCAAGTTCACCAACACTTGCAGATGTTCTTGATAAATTAATAAATATGGATATCGTTGTAAAAGAATCTCCAGTTAATGATGAAAATAACAAGAAAAAAGCCGGCTATTATATTTCAGACCAGCTGACTTTATTTTATTTCAAATACATTTACAGAAATCTTTCAAGACTTGCAGTGATGAAGTCTGAAGCTTTCTATGATAAATTTATTGAACCCGATTTTGAAGAACATTATGTCCCACAGGCTTTCGAACAGATTTGCCGACAATTTTTAATCCGTAAAAATCGCTCAGGAGAATTACCTGAATCTTTTGAAAAGATCGGAAAGTACCGGTATGACGATCCAGTAAATCATAAAAACGGTGAATTTGATGTAGTCACTGAAAACGATAATTCCTATATCTTTTACGAAGCAAAATTCCGTGAAGGTAAATTAGACAAAAATCTCATTTGGAACGAAATCCAGCAGGTAAATAGCACAGGTTTAATTTGCAGCAAATACGGATTTTTCTCTAAATCTGGGTATAAAAAGATTGACGAGTCCCATAAACAGCAGTTGATTCTTTATAAGCTGGAAGATTTGTATCAGTAA
- a CDS encoding TfoX/Sxy family protein → MTNEFNEYVRDCFSEAGDIVIKSMMGGYLVYFKGKLIGDVCGDELFLKRTPTSDRLLADSELRYPYEGSKTLMHVFDSFDDRALIQELLDGMYAELPEKKPKKAR, encoded by the coding sequence ATGACGAATGAGTTTAATGAATATGTCCGCGACTGTTTTTCTGAAGCTGGTGATATTGTCATAAAATCTATGATGGGCGGATACCTTGTATATTTCAAAGGTAAGCTTATAGGTGATGTTTGCGGCGATGAGTTGTTTTTGAAGAGAACACCCACATCGGACAGACTGCTTGCAGATTCTGAACTGCGTTATCCCTATGAAGGTTCAAAGACATTGATGCATGTATTTGATAGTTTTGATGATAGGGCCCTGATTCAGGAACTTCTGGATGGTATGTATGCTGAACTTCCGGAAAAGAAACCCAAGAAAGCCAGATGA
- a CDS encoding MBL fold metallo-hydrolase has product MRKKKNQFVERIKMRIINLVENELGESGCEAAHGLSFYVETENHKLLFDSSPGEFVLRNAEKLGVDLKTVDTVILSHGHYDHSGGILPFVEINPLAKIYMQYNAGGEYYAFDGEDKGFRYIGIDKKILSLPQVQLLKGDSKLDDELQLFTVEKRAYPLPSTNKRLRELCNGQFIQDEFHHEQNLLLTAGGKKILFCGCAHNGILNVLETLERKFGSAMLPDLVIGGFHLMKRTEFSEADTAEVTEIANRLKGYKAHFATCHCTGLPVFNQMREIMGEQLSYVRSGDEVVLNGLY; this is encoded by the coding sequence ATGAGAAAGAAAAAAAATCAGTTTGTAGAAAGGATAAAAATGCGAATTATAAATCTTGTAGAAAATGAACTGGGCGAAAGTGGTTGTGAGGCGGCTCACGGACTTTCGTTTTATGTTGAGACTGAAAATCATAAACTTCTCTTTGACTCAAGCCCAGGCGAGTTTGTACTGCGGAATGCTGAAAAACTTGGTGTGGACTTGAAAACCGTTGATACTGTGATTCTGAGTCACGGTCATTATGACCATTCGGGCGGAATTCTACCCTTTGTGGAAATTAATCCGCTGGCTAAGATTTACATGCAGTACAATGCCGGCGGTGAATATTATGCCTTCGACGGAGAAGATAAAGGCTTCCGCTATATCGGAATTGATAAAAAGATTCTCTCGCTGCCGCAAGTTCAGCTTCTGAAAGGTGACTCTAAGCTTGATGACGAGCTCCAACTTTTTACTGTTGAAAAGCGGGCTTATCCGCTGCCTTCTACAAACAAGCGTCTTCGGGAACTTTGCAACGGTCAGTTTATTCAGGATGAATTTCATCATGAACAGAATCTGCTTTTGACAGCTGGTGGAAAGAAAATTCTTTTCTGTGGCTGCGCGCACAACGGAATCTTAAATGTGCTGGAAACTCTTGAGCGAAAGTTTGGCAGCGCAATGCTCCCGGACCTCGTAATCGGCGGCTTCCACCTTATGAAGCGCACTGAGTTCTCAGAGGCCGACACTGCCGAAGTTACAGAAATTGCAAACCGTCTTAAAGGCTACAAAGCTCACTTTGCAACCTGCCACTGCACCGGCCTTCCGGTTTTCAATCAGATGAGGGAAATCATGGGCGAACAGCTGAGTTATGTGCGGTCTGGAGATGAAGTAGTGTTGAATGGCTTATACTGA
- a CDS encoding YbaK/EbsC family protein, protein MINDKVLDFLKAKGYADRLTEHKETIDTVEHAAQQIGCSEAEIAKTLSFIVDEKPVIVVMAGDGRVNYSKFKAQFHVKPSMIARDQVEAITGFVPGGVCPFNVPKEIPVWLDVSMKRFEYVHPAGGNSFTSVKLTPSELEEVSGATGWCDVCKGWEE, encoded by the coding sequence ATGATAAATGATAAAGTTTTAGACTTCCTCAAAGCTAAGGGATATGCAGACAGACTCACCGAACACAAAGAAACAATCGACACCGTAGAACATGCAGCACAGCAGATTGGCTGTTCCGAGGCGGAGATTGCAAAGACGCTTTCATTTATTGTGGATGAAAAACCTGTTATCGTGGTAATGGCAGGTGATGGCCGTGTAAACTACTCAAAGTTCAAAGCACAGTTTCACGTAAAGCCCAGCATGATTGCCCGCGACCAGGTTGAAGCAATTACCGGCTTTGTTCCCGGCGGAGTCTGCCCTTTCAATGTTCCAAAAGAAATCCCAGTATGGCTCGATGTTTCAATGAAGAGATTTGAATACGTTCATCCAGCAGGCGGAAACTCATTTACTTCGGTAAAACTCACCCCTTCTGAACTGGAAGAAGTATCAGGCGCCACCGGCTGGTGTGATGTCTGTAAGGGCTGGGAAGAATAG
- a CDS encoding zinc ribbon domain-containing protein, translating into MKFCTNCGKQLNDDAKFCDTCGAPVSGTQTPPPIPGANENVADDTKRKEVFVGVKRKCPVCGEEVPAFALTCPKGHELSGINVSKTSKDFQEGLIKYEGKEERDFVASFPIPNEREELGNFMLMVASILKQDMQNGADQMRVSSFSSKFDEIKSKVYMMFKKDDPIFEETKKWEASINELYDNYKKIIEERAIINRKKQKEQERKNRKWERKRNSFWYNASNQTKAAIISVFFLFFIFPGLLCSMFIPKYIKTKNETRRLENLYTEVTTLIENKNYEAAELALQNMVWSYDLSGWDKDEYRNARGLWAGKKKELQNLIDERQSKKKSK; encoded by the coding sequence ATGAAGTTTTGTACAAACTGCGGTAAGCAGTTAAATGATGATGCAAAGTTTTGTGATACATGCGGAGCTCCGGTTTCTGGAACACAGACTCCTCCTCCAATTCCTGGAGCAAATGAGAATGTTGCAGATGACACAAAAAGAAAGGAAGTATTTGTAGGAGTTAAAAGAAAATGTCCTGTCTGTGGAGAGGAAGTACCTGCCTTTGCACTGACATGCCCCAAAGGTCATGAATTATCAGGAATAAACGTAAGCAAAACCTCAAAAGATTTTCAGGAAGGACTTATAAAGTACGAGGGAAAAGAAGAGCGTGATTTTGTTGCTTCATTTCCAATTCCAAATGAAAGAGAAGAACTTGGAAACTTTATGCTTATGGTTGCATCAATCTTAAAGCAGGACATGCAGAATGGTGCAGACCAAATGCGTGTAAGTTCTTTTTCAAGTAAGTTTGATGAAATTAAAAGTAAAGTTTATATGATGTTTAAAAAAGATGATCCGATTTTTGAAGAAACTAAAAAGTGGGAAGCATCTATAAATGAATTGTATGACAATTATAAAAAGATCATTGAAGAACGAGCCATTATAAACAGGAAGAAGCAGAAAGAACAGGAAAGAAAGAATAGAAAATGGGAAAGAAAACGAAACAGCTTTTGGTACAACGCAAGTAACCAAACAAAAGCTGCCATTATAAGTGTATTTTTTTTATTTTTTATTTTTCCTGGTCTTTTATGTAGCATGTTTATCCCCAAATATATAAAAACAAAAAATGAAACCAGACGGCTTGAAAATCTTTATACAGAAGTCACAACTCTAATTGAGAATAAGAATTATGAAGCAGCAGAACTTGCTTTACAAAATATGGTATGGAGCTATGATCTTTCAGGTTGGGATAAAGATGAATATAGGAACGCAAGAGGTTTATGGGCTGGGAAGAAAAAGGAATTACAAAATTTAATTGATGAACGGCAAAGCAAAAAGAAATCAAAATAA
- a CDS encoding sensor histidine kinase, whose product MDKKQAAGSGFKIKALFKIEFIFIYIAVLNFGFSIGCKTYTNKKIANLNSQMLKIQLEENSGIFNHQNLIQKLEYDYKPFTYFDYELKAELSQILTLLGENKSMIEPIVTFQNHMHQTESRLNFGYDSLLYCSLILIVIAVYLIAEKYFKNKIDFQRLKVMNEEQSKISRNLHDGVAQDLAALKLYLEKEDLSKSKFYAQQAFNEVRYMIGATHLDLNQSFEEIVRKMAATLETNYNISTKVYVGSTKIQNLNENIQVELIRILQEALSNISRHANASNVEIRFVDGIDDFKFIIKDDGKGFSEEEVTEKNSRGGRQHYGVSNIKERVELLSGTVDFIHEGGTTIAITIKDSVCR is encoded by the coding sequence ATGGATAAAAAGCAAGCGGCAGGCTCTGGATTTAAAATAAAGGCCCTCTTTAAAATTGAGTTTATTTTCATTTATATTGCAGTTCTGAACTTTGGATTTTCCATCGGCTGCAAAACCTACACAAATAAAAAGATTGCCAATCTGAATTCCCAGATGCTTAAGATTCAGCTGGAAGAAAACAGCGGCATTTTTAATCATCAGAATCTGATTCAAAAACTGGAATATGATTACAAGCCTTTCACCTATTTTGATTACGAACTTAAGGCCGAACTTTCTCAAATTCTTACCCTTCTGGGCGAAAACAAAAGCATGATTGAACCAATCGTCACTTTCCAGAATCACATGCACCAGACAGAAAGCCGCCTTAACTTTGGCTATGATTCCCTTCTATACTGCTCTCTGATTCTGATTGTCATTGCAGTCTATTTGATTGCAGAAAAATATTTTAAAAACAAAATTGATTTTCAGCGGCTCAAGGTGATGAACGAGGAACAGTCTAAAATCAGCCGCAACCTTCACGACGGAGTTGCCCAGGATCTTGCCGCCTTAAAGCTCTATCTTGAAAAAGAAGACCTTTCAAAATCAAAGTTTTACGCCCAGCAGGCTTTTAACGAAGTGCGTTATATGATTGGAGCAACGCACCTGGATTTGAATCAGAGTTTTGAAGAAATCGTAAGAAAGATGGCGGCGACTCTTGAAACCAACTATAATATTTCTACAAAGGTTTATGTCGGCTCCACAAAGATTCAGAATCTCAACGAAAATATTCAGGTTGAGCTGATACGAATTTTGCAGGAGGCCCTTTCCAATATTTCGCGCCACGCAAATGCCAGCAATGTGGAAATCCGTTTTGTAGACGGCATCGACGATTTTAAATTCATCATAAAAGATGACGGAAAAGGCTTTAGCGAAGAAGAAGTAACAGAGAAAAATTCCAGGGGCGGACGCCAGCATTACGGAGTTTCAAACATTAAGGAACGCGTTGAACTTTTGAGCGGTACGGTTGATTTTATTCATGAAGGAGGAACAACAATTGCAATCACAATTAAAGATTCTGTTTGTAGATGA
- a CDS encoding purine biosynthesis protein PurH, with product MASILIKDTTREQREQIVRESLGEDYDVGCGYESTGINYQLYIDGVKELRELNMEANCGFEVAHPEERKSGCNMI from the coding sequence ATGGCAAGTATTTTAATAAAAGACACAACCCGTGAACAGCGGGAACAGATTGTCCGCGAATCACTGGGCGAAGATTACGATGTAGGCTGCGGTTATGAATCTACAGGAATCAACTATCAGCTCTATATTGACGGAGTAAAAGAACTTCGCGAACTAAACATGGAAGCCAACTGCGGCTTTGAAGTTGCTCACCCGGAAGAAAGAAAATCCGGCTGCAATATGATTTAA